The DNA region tccctcctctcctcccttcgcCCTGGCGGAGCCTCTTCTGTGTTTCCCCATCTTCTGTGTTCTCCCATCGTCTCTCCCCTCTGGTCCAGGATGGACCCATTGAACGGACTCGCTCACCgaggccccctccccacccccacctgccctcGGGCACCCACATCTTCTCTCCGGGGACTTTCTCTCCTTCACTTTCCCTGCCCCCGCCCGGCCTCTGTCTATGCAAATCCCAGGGGAGGGGGGAACATTTGCCTGGCCTCCGCGCCCCACTTCCTGTCCCGGTGGGAGAGTGGGGGTGAGTGTGGTGGGGCTGGTCCCACAGCGAGACACGCAGCCACGGACCGGCTGCAGTGGTCACAGCTGCAGCCACCTGCCTCTCATCCATCCCCCAACCACTTCGAGAGCCAGGAGGCTGAAGACGCCCCTGACATGCCCTTGTGTCTCTCCCCCTCCAGGCTCGACGGGCCACACTTCAGCTGTCTGGTGAGTTAGGGTCCTGGGGGTCAgcaagggctggggtgggggagacccACGTGGCCCATCGCGgcctccctgcctcagtttccccctctgctTCTTCCTGtccctttgtctttctgacttttcattgctATCCCCAAGCCCCCTTTTCCCCACCCGCTGCCATCACAGAGTATTTTTCTAacatctctttccttctctcagagCCTGGTCCACTTCCTCCAATGGGGAGGAGTAGGTCTTTGTGTCTTTGACTTTGCGTCTCTTCCTCCATGCATCCCACTTTCAGTAAATCtacttcttcctccttcccttctctgcttgactttatatattttcaaaaattgagTCGAAACTATTTCAGACATGCAGAATACtacaccccaccccccataaaCCCACAGCCTAGTCCAAGAAATAAAACCCCACACATATGCTTGAAAGAAACCCCTGCGGGTGCCCCTTCCCCAAGGCATCCCACCCTTCTCTGGCTTAAagagttttgctttaaaaaaaaaaaattgaggtttGTCTTACAAGTCAGAAAAGTGACAAGTCTTGTGGACAGCTCACTGAGGTTTTCACTTATGTGCACACCTGTGTAACCACGGACCGTATGAAGATAGAGAACATTGCCGTTACTCTAGAAGATTCTGTCATGTCCCTTCCCAATCAATAGCCCCCTCTGATACTTTCCACCACAGATTAGTTTTGTTTGGTTCTGAGCTTTATGTCCAGTGGCCCCCTTTGGCTCTGGCTTCCTTCATGTGACCTCAACTGTGTGTCAGAGactgttcctttttctttgctGTATAGTACTCCGAGGACGAGACCACAGATCTGTGTGTTCTCCCATCCCTGGGCACTCAGGCTGTTTCCCGTTTGGGGCTGTTACTAAAGTTGCCCTGATTGTTCTTGAACAAAGCTATTTTTATGGACTTATGTTTCCAGATCTGGTGGGTAAATACCTAGCCCTAAGACCAGGATGACATATCTCTAGTTATAGATTTTCACTGCTAAAGCAACGCTCAGCTCTTGGGGCGAATTGAAGTGATATCGAGGTGGATAAAAGAAGGGTCGAGAGCTTCTTTCCCTCTGTTAGAAAAACTTCCATGCCTCTTACCCTTCATCCCCTGTGCTCCcggccctgaggcaggaaaggCTGGGGGAATTCTCCACCCTCCTCAGCTGCTATGACTGTACTGGCGAGGTGCTGGGGTTCCCGGAAGCCCACACTCTTAGTGGGAGCTGGCTGCCATGTCTGTCAGAGACCATGGTCTCTGTGTTTCTACGTGTCTCTGCCTGTGTCTCTCGttgtgtgtgagtatatgtgtgtgtctgggtcTTTGTGTGtttctgctgtgctgtgcctacCTCCCATCTCTGTGCCCCTATTTCTGATGCCTAGTCCTTgggcctctctttctctccctctcccagccTGTCAGAGTCTCCCCCTTGGTCCAGGGTGGGTGGGGTCTCCCGGCAGCCTGGGTGacccctcttcctcccccacccctatcAGTACCCGGATGGGGTCTTCTACGATCTGGACAGCTGCAAACACTCCAGCTACCCCGACTCAGAGGGGGCGCCTGGTGAGTGACCCTagcccagcccccctcccccactgccccttGGGCCCGTTTCACAGATGGGGGAGCTGAGGCCCAGGGGAGCTGTCAGCTGGGCCAGCAGGACAAGGTTAGTCCCGGCCTCCAGacctcctcccctttcctctcccacGCACCCACTCGCCCATGCAAATCCTGGGGTCACAGATTTGCACAGCCCACAATAGCCCCTCTGTGCTGGCGGGGGCTTCGAGGGGGAGGGGCCCAAGGCCAGACCTCTCGGCTTCTAATCCCGCGCCCTTCCCCCCAGACCTGTGGAGCTACGGCCTCAGCCCCGCAGTCCCAGCCGCCTCCTATGAAACCTTTGACCCGGCTGTGGCCACCTTTGGCCACCCCCAGGGTGTCCAGCTCTGCTACGGCCCCTCAACCTACAGCCCCGTGGGGAACCTGGACCCGGCCCCCAGCCTGGAGGCCCCGGGACCCGGCTTCCCAGCGTACCCCACGGAAGACTTCACGAGCCAGGTAAGGGCCGGGGAGACCGTGGAAGTTCCCTATCCTTTGATTGAGGTGCCCGGCACCGCGTCAGAACCTGAGCACATAGGGAACCCTTCACCCCTCTGACGACTCTGGGGTTAAACGGCATTATTACTCCATCACATGAGCCAGCCACCAGAGGAGCAGACGTGCGTCAAGGGGCAGGAGGCTCTCACGGAGGTGGCCCAGGGGTCCCTGGCCCCGCCATGGAGATGGGAACTGAGCCTGAGTGCAGGCTGTGAGCAGAGCAGGGAGCCCAGAGCCACGGCCCAGGAAGAAGCGAAGGGACCGaagcagagggaagcagagaagggTGCCCCTCTGCAGGCCATGGGTAACCCTGACCTTCTGCAGACCCTGGGCCCCCCGGCGTACGCTCCCTACCCCAGCCCCGTGCTCTCAGAGGAGGAGGACCTCCTGTTGGACAGTCCTGCCCTGGAGGTCTCGGACAGCGAGTCGGATGAGGTCCTCGTGGCTGGCCCCGAAGGCAGGGGATCTGAGGCAGGTATGTGGGAGCCGATGGGATGGGGGGGGACTCCAACTGTTGGTGGGGGTAGAGGGAGGGTTAAGGGAACCATGTCTGCCCAAGCACCTACTGTATATACTCCAGCACTGAGGGCACTTTCTAGATCTGCCATCTGCTGGCTGTGCTGCCTTGGGCAACTGCGtctacctctctgtgccttggtctcCTATCTGTACAATGGGGCGAAAACACTAATAGTGTCTGTTCCTGGTGGCTGGGAGGGTTCGGGGGATCATAAGTGTCAACAAGATAGCAATGCTTGGCACAGAGTCAGTACTCAAATCTTCACCATCATTATGGACACAAGAGCAACAGAAACCATCATAATATCAACTCCCGCCTAGTCAACCTTTGCTTCTGCCCCTGTGCCTGACCTCCATAACTCTCAACCCCTGGAAGTTGGAATTATTAGTCACTTTCCttatctgggcctcagtttcccatctgtaaaatgggctttgTTATCATCATCCCTGTATTGTGGGGTtttgatgaaaattaaatgagctcATAATTGTACTGTGCATGGCACAGCACGTGGGTACCAAGTGCTTCACGAAGACTggtaaaacacatacacacacaagcctCATTTATATAACTGAGAAAACaccagctcagagaggttaggtcacCACCCCAACATCACACAGCTGGAAATGGCAGAGGTGGGGTTCTTGTATCTAATGCCTGCTATGAACCGCCACAGCCCCCCATCTCCCCACGGCCAGCTCTGCGGCCCCTTGCTGCTTCTAGAAGCCCAGGAGTTAGACCCCTCGGCCTCTCCCAGGATCCCAGTCCCTCGAGCTGACGTGCTGGGAGGCCTGAAGCTGAAGAAATGGCCAGGCAGATTCAAACCAACTCCAGATCTCTTCACTAGTCAGCTGTTAGAAGCCTTTAAGGAGCACTGCCAACCCATTTGGCAGATTCATCCCGTGCGCTCCACAGATACATTCTGGCCACCAAACAGGCACAGGATAGGCACACAgcctgaaaaataaagcagggatgGGAGATGGGTCTTCCGGGGTGACACCTTCAGGAAGGGGGGCAACTTaccctggatgggaggggtggcACAGAGGAAGCCAGGCACGGTTACCCAGCAGCCACCTCCCTCACCCCACTTCTCTTGATGGGGAGGCAGGGGCTTGGCGGTTCCGGACCGGGGAGGGCGCGGGGTGGGGCCCCGAAGGATGCTTCCGTTAACCGCCCCGCACCCGCCGCAGGGGCCCGCAAGAAGCTGCGCCTGTACCAGTTCCTGCTGGGGCTGCTGACGCGCGGAGACATGCGCGAGTGCGTGTGGTGGGTGGAGCCGGGCGCCGGGGTCTTCCAATTCTCCTCGAAGCACAAGGAGCTCCTGGCGCGCCGCTGGGGCCAGCAGAAGGGCAACCGCAAGCGCATGACCTACCAGAAGCTGGCGCGCGCCCTGCGCAACTACGCCAAGACCGGCGAGATCCGCAAGGTCAAGCGCAAGCTCACCTACCAGTTTGACAGTGCGCtgctgcccgccgcccgccggGCCTGAGCCCAGGGCGGCCTCTCGGGGGCCCTCAGGGGCTCCACGCCTGTGTCTCGTGGGCGTCCCCGCACCCTGGGTCATAGGGCCCATGGACCCCCCCCACACTGGTGCGGGGGGCGGGCTGCTGCCACAATC from Cervus elaphus chromosome 4, mCerEla1.1, whole genome shotgun sequence includes:
- the SPIB gene encoding transcription factor Spi-B isoform X1, which produces MLTLEAAQLDGPHFSCLYPDGVFYDLDSCKHSSYPDSEGAPDLWSYGLSPAVPAASYETFDPAVATFGHPQGVQLCYGPSTYSPVGNLDPAPSLEAPGPGFPAYPTEDFTSQTLGPPAYAPYPSPVLSEEEDLLLDSPALEVSDSESDEVLVAGPEGRGSEAGARKKLRLYQFLLGLLTRGDMRECVWWVEPGAGVFQFSSKHKELLARRWGQQKGNRKRMTYQKLARALRNYAKTGEIRKVKRKLTYQFDSALLPAARRA
- the SPIB gene encoding transcription factor Spi-B isoform X2, whose product is MGSSTIWTAANTPATPTQRGRLTLGPPAYAPYPSPVLSEEEDLLLDSPALEVSDSESDEVLVAGPEGRGSEAGARKKLRLYQFLLGLLTRGDMRECVWWVEPGAGVFQFSSKHKELLARRWGQQKGNRKRMTYQKLARALRNYAKTGEIRKVKRKLTYQFDSALLPAARRA